A part of Larkinella insperata genomic DNA contains:
- a CDS encoding response regulator transcription factor: MTAGSIANLLLVEDEPKVATFIKKGLQTQSYTVEVALTGEEGKQRFSEIAFDLIILDVNLPDISGLELAEYIRQHNRRVPILMLTALDTTADKLLGFEAGADDYLAKPFDFLELVARIKALLRRAGTTEEADRILRVADLELNLDERVARRQGQTIELTAREYALLEYLMRNAGRVVSRVDIAEQVWDIGFDTGTNVIDVYVSYLRAKIDKDYPVKLIHTLIGMGYVLKEK; this comes from the coding sequence ATGACGGCTGGTTCTATCGCGAATTTGCTCCTGGTGGAAGACGAACCCAAGGTGGCTACATTTATTAAAAAAGGGTTGCAAACGCAGTCGTATACGGTTGAGGTAGCATTGACGGGGGAGGAGGGCAAGCAGCGTTTCAGTGAAATCGCCTTTGATCTGATCATTCTGGACGTGAATCTGCCCGACATCAGCGGTCTTGAACTGGCTGAGTACATCCGCCAGCACAACCGCCGGGTGCCCATTCTGATGCTGACGGCCCTGGACACCACCGCCGACAAACTGCTGGGTTTTGAAGCCGGCGCCGATGATTACCTGGCCAAGCCCTTCGATTTTCTGGAACTGGTGGCCCGAATTAAAGCCTTGCTTCGGCGGGCCGGTACGACAGAAGAAGCGGACCGCATCCTGCGCGTGGCCGACCTGGAACTCAACCTGGATGAGCGCGTAGCCCGGCGGCAGGGGCAGACCATCGAACTGACCGCCCGCGAATACGCCCTGCTGGAATACCTGATGCGAAACGCCGGGCGGGTGGTTTCGCGGGTGGACATCGCCGAGCAGGTGTGGGACATTGGCTTCGATACAGGTACGAATGTGATCGATGTGTACGTCAGCTACCTGCGCGCCAAAATCGATAAGGATTATCCCGTTAAACTGATCCACACCCTGATCGGGATGGGTTATGTACTGAAAGAAAAATGA
- a CDS encoding HAMP domain-containing sensor histidine kinase, protein MSLQNRLTLLSTAIVSVLLVFFCLFLYLVAEQYRKHEFLTRLRAEAMTAGHLLVGRERLGPALYKLIDKNQLTVLPDEEIIIYNAKNELIYESGTDYLSVTPATLQRVRELKTTSWQEGDREIVGMLFTEDDAPFVILASAVDVYGVRTVQDFARLLAGGWFLMTGIVLVAGRYFMGRIVQPISRINQRIDEITASNLSLRLPEGKSGDELTQLAQRFNRMLNRLEEAFRLQRSFVSHASHELRTPLTAITGQLEVSLLADDGPDELRATLQSVLDDVRGLNRMANGLLALASASMDSSAVPMGPVQLDHLLEQVRLETQRLQPTYTVHLQIDPLNKPPTDWQLMGSEPLLRTAFFNLLDNGGKFSPDHTVTLHLSAPGKLLQLRVHNAGSVIPTDQLADIFVPFQRGRNASGLPGYGIGLPLTERIVQLHRGQIWVESSAEAGTTFVVTFPR, encoded by the coding sequence ATGAGCCTTCAGAACCGCCTGACCCTTCTGTCGACCGCCATCGTCTCCGTTTTGCTGGTGTTTTTTTGCCTGTTTCTCTACCTGGTGGCCGAACAATACCGCAAACACGAGTTTCTGACCCGCTTACGGGCGGAAGCAATGACGGCGGGGCATCTGCTGGTAGGCCGGGAGCGCCTGGGTCCGGCTCTTTACAAGTTGATTGACAAAAATCAGTTGACGGTGTTGCCGGATGAAGAAATCATTATTTACAACGCCAAGAATGAATTGATCTACGAAAGCGGCACGGATTACCTTTCCGTAACCCCCGCTACCCTGCAGCGCGTTCGGGAACTGAAAACGACCAGCTGGCAGGAAGGCGACCGCGAAATCGTGGGAATGCTGTTCACCGAAGACGACGCTCCCTTCGTTATTCTTGCTTCGGCGGTCGATGTCTACGGCGTGCGGACCGTTCAGGATTTCGCCCGGCTACTGGCGGGAGGCTGGTTTCTGATGACGGGGATTGTGCTGGTGGCCGGACGGTATTTTATGGGCCGCATTGTGCAACCCATCAGCCGGATCAACCAGCGGATTGATGAAATCACGGCTTCCAATCTGTCGCTGCGGCTGCCCGAGGGCAAAAGTGGTGACGAGCTGACGCAATTGGCGCAGCGGTTCAACCGGATGCTCAACCGGCTGGAAGAAGCCTTTCGGTTGCAGCGGTCGTTTGTGTCGCACGCATCGCACGAACTGCGCACCCCGCTGACGGCCATCACGGGCCAGTTGGAGGTCTCGTTGCTGGCCGATGACGGGCCGGATGAACTGCGCGCTACGCTCCAGTCGGTGCTCGACGATGTGCGGGGGCTCAACCGGATGGCCAACGGGTTGCTGGCGCTGGCCAGCGCCAGTATGGATTCGTCGGCCGTACCGATGGGACCCGTGCAGCTAGACCATCTGCTCGAACAGGTTCGGCTGGAAACACAGCGTCTGCAACCCACGTATACCGTTCATCTCCAGATTGATCCGCTGAACAAGCCGCCTACCGACTGGCAGTTGATGGGCAGCGAGCCACTCCTGCGGACGGCTTTCTTTAACCTGCTGGACAACGGCGGTAAGTTTTCGCCGGATCATACCGTGACCCTGCACCTATCGGCACCGGGAAAGTTGCTGCAACTACGGGTGCACAATGCCGGTTCGGTGATTCCGACCGACCAGTTGGCCGACATTTTCGTGCCCTTTCAGCGGGGCCGCAACGCCAGCGGATTACCGGGCTACGGCATTGGGCTTCCCCTGACCGAGCGCATTGTGCAACTGCACCGGGGCCAGATTTGGGTGGAATCGTCGGCCGAAGCCGGAACGACGTTCGTTGTCACCTTCCCGCGTTAA